A window of the Zeugodacus cucurbitae isolate PBARC_wt_2022May chromosome 2, idZeuCucr1.2, whole genome shotgun sequence genome harbors these coding sequences:
- the LOC128922068 gene encoding zinc finger protein 862-like isoform X1: MVCQPCDKVFTCKWWLDEVCFECLLAADTLMMDRFIVKKSRIDKQKENEENFTEEDITEEEDQGNNNEPKKSKRTRKFRTEWLKKFPWLENKNGLAFCKACNKNSLNILSHLNRHASCSSHVQNMETKKSQLSMETFLDTEKEQMSKKVQYAEFTLVMFLITHNLPFLLMDVLPALLAECCPDSEVAKRLQIARTKATNITKEIASKTTSELVSTLKNCKFSIIIDETTDISIKKCLVMVVRYVVNFIAKDRFLALIELPKCDSASVFGAVKKFLLDNNIPLKNIIGMATDGASVMAGHLSGVKALLESETNIFYLKCTCHSLHLCVSYATKKIPEDVNWLCRNIYSFFSHSPKRVHDFKEFQEYCSVKPHKILGVCQTRWLSLEGVVSRINEQWDALKFFFIYAKLEVNAIRSNQLAEKMEDNKTKSYFLFLSYALPLINNLNKEFQSEKSRLPYLYSSMKSYFLLILNNFIAKNKELHVNINYKSTCNHIELPKIFIGTKAEVLLKKKATADEINEVKGNILAFYIELLDQIKLRFDFSRKDLELLKLITPEEVMSANDNNILDLVLEYADLFECECDKIITQWTLFKLSNHNLNSNLDIDLFWEKVASMKDGLGDLKFPDLSGFVFNLLSLPHSSAVAERKFSSLKLIKTSTRNKLEVSTLHAIMTCKELTNRNIVWSAKKDFP, translated from the exons ATGGTTTGCCAACCCTGTGACAAAGTATTTACATGCAAATGGTGGCTTGATGAAGTTTGCTTTGAGTGTTTGTTGGCTGCTGATACATTGATGATGGATAG ATTTATAGTAAAAAAGTCACGGATTGATAAACAAAAggaaaatgaagaaaacttTACTGAAGAAGACATTACTGAAGAAGAAGACCAAGGAAATAACAATGAGCC taAAAAGAGCAAAAGAACGAGAAAGTTCAGAACTGAGTGGCTGAAAAAGTTCCCGTGGCTGGAAAACAAAAATGGTCTCGCTTTTTGCAAAGCGTGCAACAAGAactctttaaatatattgtcACATCTTAACAGACACGCCAGTTGTTCTTCTCATGTACAAAATATGGAAACCAAAAAGAGTCAATTATCGATGGAGACATTTTTGGATACCGAAAAAGAGCAGATGAGCAAAAAGGTTCAATATGCAGAATTTACACTCGTCATGTTTCTTATAACGCACAACTTGCCGTTTTTATTAATGGATGTTTTACCTGCTCTGTTAGCTGAATGTTGCCCGGACTCTGAAGTGGCCAAACGTTTGCAAATTGCCAGAACTAAAGCAACAAACATAACCAAGGAAATTGCTAGCAAAACAACATCCGAGCTTGTTTCAACGTTAAAGAACTGTAAGTTTTCAATAATCATTGACGAAACCACGGATATCTCAATTAAAAAATGTCTGGTAATGGTCGTGAGATACGTTGTGAACTTTATTGCAAAGGATCGATTTTTAGCACTTATTGAGCTACCAAAGTGTGATTCAGCTTCAGTATTTGGAGcagtaaaaaagtttttgttagACAACAATATTccgctaaaaaatattataggtATGGCAACAGATGGTGCAAGTGTCATGGCCGGCCATTTATCTGGCGTAAAAGCGTTACTGGAgtcagaaacaaatattttttatttgaaatgtacTTGCCATtctttgcatttgtgtgtgagtTATGCCACTAAAAAAATACCCGAAGATGTCAATTGGTTATgtcgaaatatatatagcttcTTTTCGCATAGCCCTAAACGAGTTCATGACTTTAAGGAATTTCAGGAGTATTGCTCCGTGAAACCACATAAAATATTAGGTGTTTGTCAAACACGATGGCTGTCTTTAGAGGGAGTTGTTTCCCGAATAAATGAGCAATGGGACGCcttaaaattcttttttatttatgcaaaattagaAGTCAATGCAATTCGATCAAACCAATTGGCTGAAAAAATGGaagataataaaacaaaatcctATTTCCTATTTCTTTCGTATGCGTTGCCTTTGATTAACAATTTGAACAAAGAGTTTCAGTCAGAAAAAAGTCGTCTTCCATATCTCTATTCGAGTATGAAATCATAtttcttgttaattttaaataattttattgcaaagaACAAAGAACTTCACGTCAATATTAACTATAAAAGCACTTGTAATCATATTGaactaccaaaaatatttattggtaCAAAAGCAGAagttctattaaaaaaaaaggcaACAGCTGATGAAATAAATGAAGTGAAAGGTAACATTCTGGCATTTTACATAGAGCTTTTAGATCAAATCAAATTAAGATTTGATTTCTCCAGGAAGGATTtagaacttttaaaattaataacaccTGAGGAGGTGATGTCAGCAaatgacaataatattttagatttagtTTTGGAATATGCAGACTTATTTGAATGTGAATGTGATAAAATCATTACCCAATggactttatttaaattaagtaatcACAATTTAAATAGTAATTTGGATATTGACTTATTTTGGGAGAAAGTCGCTTCCATGAAAGATGGACTGGGCGACTTAAAATTTCCAGATCTAAGTggctttgtatttaatttattgtcatTGCCTCACAGTTCTGCAGTGGCAGAGAGAAAATTCTCTtctcttaaattaattaaaaccagCACTAGAAATAAGTTGGAAGTAAGTACTTTACATGCGATAATGACCTGTAAAGAACTAACGAATAGAAATATTGTTTGGTCAGCAAAAAAAGATTTTCCATGA
- the LOC128922068 gene encoding uncharacterized protein LOC128922068 isoform X2 gives MVCQPCDKVFTCKWWLDEVCFECLLAADTLMMDRFIVKKSRIDKQKENEENFTEEDITEEEDQGNNNEPYVFRILPFPEFY, from the exons ATGGTTTGCCAACCCTGTGACAAAGTATTTACATGCAAATGGTGGCTTGATGAAGTTTGCTTTGAGTGTTTGTTGGCTGCTGATACATTGATGATGGATAG ATTTATAGTAAAAAAGTCACGGATTGATAAACAAAAggaaaatgaagaaaacttTACTGAAGAAGACATTACTGAAGAAGAAGACCAAGGAAATAACAATGAGCCGTATGTGTTTAGAATTTTGCCATTTccagaattttattaa